CTAAACGGGCGATCGCAGTCGTGGGCACTTGCACTCCAGTTCGTTGATTTTGGACAACACTGGTTCTGACAAACTGATCGGTTCGCAGTTGTCCATTGGTGTTATTAAGCAGAGCTTTTACCAAAACAGACTGAGTTGCACCAGCCGTATTGGGGGCAATGAAGACGATCTGACTCGTTCCTAAACGATTTCCCTGCCCGTCTGTCACATCAACTGAACTACCCATCCGAAGACGTGATGCCTGTTCCGCTGGAACTGAAAAATTGACTTCAAGTTGATCATTTTCTGCAATGGTGAGCAGCGATGTAGACGTATCCACAAAATCTCCTATCTTCACAGGAATGTCGCCCACCACACCTGCAAACGGAGCTGTAATCTGGAAGTACTGAAGCTGTACCTGCTGTTCTTGAATGCGTGCCTGTGCCTCTTGAACGGCTTTCTCTGCCCGAACCACAGATGCGCGTTGCGCCTGAATCTGTTGATCAATGGCTTGTAGGCTGGCTCTGGCAACCTCCAACCGACTGGCGTATTGATCTCGCGTTTGGGCAGAAACCGCTCCTTCACGGGCAAGTGATGCATAGCGATCGTGTTCAACCTGGCTCAATTCCATCTCTGCAACTTTGGATAACCGCTCTGCTTGCAGCGATCGCAACACCGCATTGGCATTATCCACATTCGCCTGTGCTGAAGCCACACTCGCATAGGCACTGTTGACTACCGCTTGCTGTTCAGACGGATCGATTTGAATCAACACTGCCCCAGCCCCTACCCGTTGTCCGGGAGTTACGAGAATGCGGGTAATTTGACCTTGAGTGCGGGGACGTAGTGTGACAGAACGGCGAGATTGCAGATTAGCGACAAATTCTGACCGCTCCTCAATTGTTTCTGCCTGTAATGTGATGGTTTGCACAGGCATCGGAGGCTGTTGCGCCGTTGCAGTGGATTGATCCACTGAAGCCAGCCCACGCCACCAGGCAAATCCGCCACCACCCAATAGCAACATCATAAGGAGTAACCAGAAGGGCACTTTCCATCCTGCTCGCTTTGGCAGGGGTTGAGCAGCATTCTGAGCA
The sequence above is drawn from the Oscillatoria sp. FACHB-1407 genome and encodes:
- a CDS encoding efflux RND transporter periplasmic adaptor subunit, encoding MKSSELSMSAQNAAQPLPKRAGWKVPFWLLLMMLLLGGGGFAWWRGLASVDQSTATAQQPPMPVQTITLQAETIEERSEFVANLQSRRSVTLRPRTQGQITRILVTPGQRVGAGAVLIQIDPSEQQAVVNSAYASVASAQANVDNANAVLRSLQAERLSKVAEMELSQVEHDRYASLAREGAVSAQTRDQYASRLEVARASLQAIDQQIQAQRASVVRAEKAVQEAQARIQEQQVQLQYFQITAPFAGVVGDIPVKIGDFVDTSTSLLTIAENDQLEVNFSVPAEQASRLRMGSSVDVTDGQGNRLGTSQIVFIAPNTAGATQSVLVKALLNNTNGQLRTDQFVRTSVVQNQRTGVQVPTTAIARLGGETFVFVAEPSETGFVARQRLVELGGIEDNEYQALSGLEPGEKVITSNLFALREGMAIALE